The following coding sequences are from one Macaca mulatta isolate MMU2019108-1 chromosome 7, T2T-MMU8v2.0, whole genome shotgun sequence window:
- the LOC714419 gene encoding immunoglobulin heavy variable 2-70D, translating to MDTLCSTLLLLTVPSWVFSQVTLKESGPALVKPTQTLTLTCTFSGFSLSTSGMRVSWIRQPPGKALEWLARIDWDDDKYYSTSLKSRLTISKDTSKNQVVLTMTNMDPVDTATYYCARRPQRHSSGRLLYKNPGCFLLVLPPHQCRTGKCG from the exons ATGGACACGCTTTGCTCCACGCTCCTGCTGCTGACCGTCCCTTCAT GGGTCTTCTCCCAGGTGACCTTGAAGGAGTCTGGTCCTGCGCTAGTGAAACCCACACAGACCCTCACGCTGACCTGCACCTTCTCTGGGTTCTCACTCAGCACTTCTGGAATGCGTGTGAGCTGGATCCGTCAGCCCCCAGGAAAGGCCCTGGAGTGGCTTGCACGCATTGATTGGGATGATGATAAATACTACAGCACATCTCTGAAGAGCAGGCTCACCATCTCCAAGGACACCTCCAAGAACCAGGTTGTCCTTACAATGACCAACATGGACCCTGTGGACACAGCCACATATTACTGTGCACGGAGACCACAGAGACACAGCTCAGGGCGCCTCCTGTACAAGAACCCAGGCTGCTTCTTATTGGTGCTCCCTCCCCACCAATGCAGAACAGGAAAGTGTGGCTGA